One segment of Schistocerca nitens isolate TAMUIC-IGC-003100 chromosome 3, iqSchNite1.1, whole genome shotgun sequence DNA contains the following:
- the LOC126249445 gene encoding toll-like receptor 6, translated as MAPSPVAVSLALLAVGVVVAEQAPPPPPPPPLRYEAPDDCKWHRVRDSADVALTCKLRTVNSEFDTTNFSVIPAEHTTSLHVECDASVRWRSSVEERGLAHLSRLRELAVDYCKLAKWPSAALAGLRDLRNLTVRTHNSDWPAFSLEMSPRSFDPVPQLERLDLSFNNIWSFPDGIFCPLTTLVTLNVSWNRLQDITEMGFRERVAVPQPLMSSPDEQAPETGQQVPKEPPCGLDIQVLDASFNQFVLMPPNGFSTLRRLRALLLHDNSITTVADKALGGLKSLQVFDLSNNGVVALPPELFLDCSSVIKEIHLQNNSISVLAPKLFTNLGHLLLLDLSSNELTSAWINSETFSGLIRLVLLNLSHNRISKLDPSFFRDLYTLQILNLNHNELEAIPADTFSPMNNLHTLSLSHNKISQLDAYALNGLFVLSLLSIDNNHLKDIHPEAFRNCSSLQDLNLNGNALTSVPKALHEMRLLRTVDLGENLIKDLDDPGFSGMNNLYGLRLIGNHLTNVSKNVFDELPSLQIVNLARNKIQHVEQGAFDDSKNLQAIRLDANLLTDINGLFVNVHSLLWLNISDNNLSWFDYALVPMNLQWLDMHKNNIEVLGNHYRLEERLRIQTLDVSFNKLTHISEASIPDSVELLFLNDNLIHTVEPHTFLKKVNLTRVDLYANQIVTMELNAMLLSPIEEGKPLPSFYIGGNPFQCDCDMEWLQRINSLDHLRQHPHVKDLESIYCKLIYNRHRTYIPLVEAEPSQFLCTYKTHCFALCHCCDFDACDCEMTCPPNCTCYHDESWAANIVDCTNADYTQMPVNIPMDATEVYIDGNNFGEISSHSFIGRKNLKILYANNSNIEAIYNNTFSGLWQLSILHLEKNRLRELQGFELEKLENLHELYLQDNELRRINNRTFVRMKQLQVLRLDGNQLTRFEVWVLSQNPYLVEIGLAGNPWSCDCEYTRQFRSWLRANYGKVEGASAVVCALGPAVAQLDAATCAALVASVTKAVGRRDVHDYLPLSLLALAGLLAAVAALSAALYYRRQLRAWATSRCRFRNCYEATASFHEDHADRLFDAYVSYSVKDDAFVSQVLAPGLEQGDPPFRLCLHYRDFNVSAYIADTVVEAVESSRRTVVVLSKNFVQSEWCRFEFKSALHQVLKERRRRLVVVSLGDVSQRDLDPDLRLYLKTATVVEWGDRLFWQKLRLAMPDAKKDARGRGSARARQPPPASFPRDAPQPQPLWA; from the coding sequence ATGGCACCGTCTCCGGTGGCCGTCAGTCTGGCGCTGCTGGCCGTGGGTGTGGTTGTGGCCGAgcaggcgccgccgccgccaccgccacccccGCTGCGCTACGAGGCGCCCGACGACTGCAAGTGGCACCGGGTGCGCGACTCGGCCGACGTGGCCCTCACGTGCAAGCTGCGCACCGTCAACAGCGAGTTCGACACGACCAACTTCAGCGTGATCCCGGCCGAGCACACGACGTCGCTGCACGTGGAGTGCGACGCGTCGGTGCGGTGGCGCAGCTCTGTCGAGGAGCGCGGGCTGGCGCACCTGTCGCGGTTGCGCGAGCTGGCCGTCGACTACTGCAAGCTGGCCAAGTGGCCCTCGGCGGCCCTCGCCGGCCTCCGCGACCTGCGCAACCTCACCGTCCGCACGCACAACTCCGACTGGCCCGCCTTCAGCCTCGAGATGTCGCCGCGAAGCTTCGACCCCGTGCCTCAGCTCGAGAGACTCGATCTCAGCTTCAACAACATCTGGTCCTTCCCCGATGGCATCTTCTGTCCGTTGACTACGTTGGTCACGCTAAACGTCAGCTGGAACCGGCTGCAGGACATAACTGAGATGGGCTTTCGCGAAAGGGTGGCCGTACCTCAACCGTTAATGAGTTCTCCAGATGAACAGGCGCCGGAGACCGGCCAACAGGTCCCCAAGGAACCGCCGTGTGGACTCGATATCCAAGTGCTGGACGCATCATTTAATCAGTTCGTGTTGATGCCACCGAACGGCTTCAGCACCCTCCGGCGTTTACGAGCTCTACTTCTCCACGACAACTCCATCACTACCGTTGCCGACAAAGCGCTCGGAGGACTCAAATCGCTGCAGGTATTTGACCTTTCTAATAATGGAGTAGTTGCACTTCCCCCTGAGCTCTTCCTCGACTGTTCGTCAGTAATAAAAGAAATACATCTTCAGAATAATTCCATTAGTGTGCTTGCTCCGAAACTCTTCACTAACCTTGGCCACCTGCTTCTTTTAGATCTTTCCAGCAACGAACTAACTAGTGCTTGGATCAACAGTGAAACGTTTTCTGGTCTGATACGACTCGTTCTCCTAAACCTGTCGCATAATCGGATATCAAAGCTAGATCCGTCTTTTTTCCGTGATCTGTACACCCTACAGATACTTAACCTGAACCACAATGAACTGGAAGCTATACCTGCGGACACATTTTCTCCTATGAACAACCTACATACTTTGTCACTTTCTCACAACAAAATCAGTCAGCTGGATGCATATGCACTTAACGGATTGTTTGTGTTGAGCCTTCTCTCTATCGACAACAACCATCTTAAAGATATTCACCCTGAGGCATTTCGTAATTGTAGCAGCTTGCAAGATCTGAATCTGAATGGCAACGCCCTCACATCTGTTCCAAAGGCCTTGCACGAGATGCGTCTCTTACGAACTGTAGATTTAGGGGAGAATCTCATTAAAGACTTAGACGATCCGGGATTTTCTGGGATGAATAATCTGTATGGCTTACGGCTCATAGGAAACCATCTCACGAATGTAAGTAAAAACGTTTTTGACGAACTCCCGTCCTTGCAGATAGTCAATCTAGCGCGAAACAAAATACAACATGTCGAACAGGGTGCATTTGATGACAGCAAAAACTTGCAGGCCATTAGGCTAGATGCCAACTTGCTGACAGATATTAACGGCCTCTTCGTAAATGTGCACAGTCTGCTGTGGCTGAATATATCTGACAACAATTTAAGCTGGTTCGATTACGCTCTCGTCCCAATGAACTTACAGTGGCTCGACATGCACAAAAACAACATAGAAGTACTCGGCAACCACTACAGACTGGAAGAAAGGTTACGAATACAGACGCTGGACGTCAGCTTCAACAAACTAACGCACATCTCTGAAGCTTCGATTCCAGACAGTGTCGAGTTGTTATTTCTAAACGATAACCTGATACACACCGTCGAGCCACACACTTTCTTGAAGAAGGTTAACCTCACGAGGGTAGACTTGTACGCAAATCAGATCGTGACGATGGAACTGAACGCTATGCTTCTGTCACCGATAGAAGAGGGTAAGCCGCTGCCTAGCTTCTACATAGGGGGAAACCCGTTCCAATGCGACTGCGACATGGAGTGGCTCCAGCGAATCAACAGCCTCGACCATTTGCGCCAGCACCCTCACGTCAAGGATCTGGAGAGCATATACTGCAAGCTCATCTACAATCGTCACCGTACTTACATACCACTGGTGGAAGCCGAGCCGTCACAGTTTCTGTGTACGTACAAGACTCACTGCTTCGCCCTGTGCCACTGTTGCGACTTCGACGCGTGCGACTGCGAGATGACGTGCCCGCCCAATTGTACCTGTTACCACGACGAGTCTTGGGCAGCTAACATCGTCGATTGTACGAATGCAGACTACACACAAATGCCGGTTAACATCCCGATGGACGCCACAGAGGTCTACATAGACGGGAATAATTTCGGAGAAATATCCAGCCACTCTTTCATCggaagaaaaaatctgaagattctgtACGCTAATAATTCGAACATAGAGGCCATATATAACAACACGTTCAGCGGTCTGTGGCAGTTGAGTATTTTACACCTAGAAAAAAATCGGTTGAGGGAGCTGCAAGGTTTCGAACTGGAGAAACTGGAGAACCTGCACGAATTGTACCTACAGGACAACGAACTCCGCAGGATCAACAACCGAACCTTCGTGCGCATGAAACAGCTGCAAGTGCTGCGCCTGGACGGGAACCAGCTGACCAGATTCGAGGTGTGGGTGCTGTCGCAGAACCCGTACCTGGTGGAGATCGGGCTGGCGGGGAACCCCTGGTCGTGCGACTGCGAGTACACGCGGCAGTTCCGCAGCTGGCTGCGCGCCAACTACGGCAAGGTGGAGGGCGCATCGGCCGTGGTGTGCGCGCTGGGGCCGGCCGTGGCGCAGCTGGACGCGGCCACGTGCGCCGCGCTGGTGGCCAGCGTGACGAAGGCGGTGGGCCGGCGCGACGTGCACGACTACCTGCCGCTGTCGCTGCTCGCGCTCGCCGGCCTGCTAGCAGCCGTGGCCGCGCTGTCCGCCGCTCTCTACTACCGCCGCCAGCTGCGCGCCTGGGCCACGTCGCGCTGCCGCTTCCGCAACTGCTACGAGGCCACCGCCTCCTTCCACGAGGACCACGCCGACCGCCTCTTCGACGCCTACGTCAGCTACAGCGTCAAAGACGACGCCTTCGTCAGCCAGGTGCTGGCGCCGGGCCTCGAGCAGGGCGACCCCCCGTTCCGGCTGTGCCTGCACTACCGCGACTTCAACGTCAGCGCCTACATCGCCGACACCGTCGTCGAGGCGGTCGAATCGTCGCGGCGCACCGTCGTCGTCCTCTCCAAGAACTTCGTACAGTCCGAGTGGTGCCGCTTCGAGTTCAAGTCGGCGCTGCACCAGGTGCTGAAggagcgccgccgccgcctggtggtGGTCTCGCTGGGCGACGTGTCGCAGCGCGACCTGGACCCCGACCTGCGGCTCTATCTGAAGACGGCCACCGTCGTGGAGTGGGGAGACCGGTTGTTCTGGCAGAAGCTGCGCCTCGCCATGCCCGACGCCAAGAAGGACGCGCGCGGCCGCGGAAGCGCTAGGGCGCGCCAGCCGCCGCCGGCAAGCTTCCCCCGGGACGCCCCGCAGCCACAGCCGCTGTGGGCGTAG